A portion of the Micromonospora tarapacensis genome contains these proteins:
- a CDS encoding GntG family PLP-dependent aldolase, translating to MIEMRSDTFTLPTPQMLAAMTSASLGDDVYGEDPTVRELEETSAELTGKEAACFLPSGTMANLCAILAQVPRGAKVVVGDESDIYLYEAAGASVCAGASYEPVATDEDGRLPLDRIAAAFPDDPDDPQFALPALICLENTHNRAGGVVLDEAYLAAVRNLADERGVPVHLDGARLFNAAVAAGTSAAAVARHAHTVQFCLSKGLSAPVGSMLAGPADVTNRARRARKLLGGGMRQAGVLAAAGLIAVTEMPQRLAEDHANALRLAEGLAQLPGVTIEPKRVRTNIVLFRLEEMPWQRFVAATADLGLRLAEFGHGRIRAVTHRGVGSADVDRAVEIIDRVVSR from the coding sequence ATGATCGAGATGCGCAGCGACACCTTCACCCTGCCGACCCCGCAGATGCTCGCCGCGATGACCAGCGCCTCCCTGGGCGACGACGTCTACGGCGAGGACCCGACCGTCCGCGAGTTGGAAGAGACGAGCGCGGAGCTGACCGGCAAGGAGGCCGCCTGCTTCCTGCCCAGCGGCACGATGGCCAACCTCTGCGCGATCCTGGCCCAGGTGCCGCGCGGTGCAAAGGTCGTCGTCGGCGACGAGTCCGACATCTACCTGTACGAGGCCGCGGGCGCGAGTGTCTGCGCGGGGGCGAGCTACGAGCCGGTCGCCACCGACGAGGACGGGCGGCTACCGCTCGACCGGATCGCCGCGGCCTTTCCCGACGACCCGGACGATCCGCAGTTCGCACTGCCCGCGCTCATCTGCCTGGAGAACACCCACAACCGCGCCGGGGGCGTGGTGCTGGACGAGGCGTACCTGGCGGCGGTGCGCAACCTCGCCGACGAGCGGGGCGTCCCGGTCCATCTGGACGGTGCCCGTCTGTTCAACGCCGCGGTGGCGGCCGGAACCAGCGCCGCCGCCGTCGCCCGGCACGCCCACACCGTGCAATTTTGCCTCTCCAAAGGGCTCAGCGCCCCGGTCGGCTCGATGCTGGCCGGTCCCGCCGACGTGACGAACCGGGCCCGGCGGGCCCGCAAGCTGCTCGGCGGTGGGATGCGGCAGGCGGGCGTGTTGGCTGCGGCCGGGCTGATCGCCGTGACCGAGATGCCGCAACGGCTCGCCGAGGACCACGCCAACGCGCTGCGCCTCGCCGAAGGGCTGGCGCAGTTGCCCGGGGTGACGATCGAGCCCAAGCGGGTGCGGACGAACATCGTCCTGTTCCGCCTCGAGGAAATGCCCTGGCAGCGGTTCGTCGCCGCGACGGCCGACCTCGGCCTGCGGCTGGCGGAGTTCGGGCACGGTCGGATCCGCGCCGTGACCCACCGCGGCGTCGGTAGCGCCGACGTCGACCGGGCAGTGGAGATCATCGACCGGGTGGTGTCGCGGTGA
- a CDS encoding amino acid adenylation domain-containing protein, whose protein sequence is MTEPLPAQADHDRWKLSDEAAAAVTRAAHAAQVPPREVVAAAWAKVRSVLTGDPELPPGPWRSLLGTDTGEATLDGEPPTAVLLGHRADLLRGVDVSRVGEYLHGVLRAIDTDLEAPHEKHSLLSGKDVWRQLNVLHGELRELPGRRAHELIGDQARRTPDAVAAVLGELRWTYAELDQRANAVANRLIVAGARPGDVVAVLSERSLPWVAAILGILKAGLVYLPIDPAYPHARIGGILRRSAARLLLAEAPAEPIADVPVLPLDAAGVTIDPGVSVPADAAAYIYFTSGSTGEPKGAVCAHDGMLNHLSAKIDDLGLTEQDAVCQNAPQCFDISLWQVLAPLLVGGRTVLVPPQVILDVESFLATLDRERITVLQLVPAYLEVLLGHLDLTPRQRPALRIVCVTGEAIARNLVARWFDCFPEVPLVNAYGATEVSDDTTHEVMRTVPPTELVPVGRPVQNVSVYILDRQLALVPFGAPGQIAFAGRCVGPGYINDPDRTALAFVTDPFQADQRMYLTGDYGRWLPNGHLEFLGRRDEQVKISGMRVEVGEVENTVARVPGVRSACLVVVPIGTSKRLAAFFTVDEPVPDLKRRLADLLPAHMVPSTLHQVDALPLTENGKVDKAALVAAALRAGTQAAAPQDREPATNPLERRLAAAWAEVLNRPLEDIYRTDDFFALGGNSLSAVRLIVKLKHLITLTDLTSNPVLADLAEAASRTNQARLLQTLAAPDRTVATVVTVPDAAGTALNFQPLAAGLKAMNCALLATELPGHDLARPDEPLADVTQVATRLADEIAAGAIGALILWGQGSGSAVALECARLLHERGRPPAQLFLAAASADPAQLAADLAEVQAMGEGEIRRHMAAQATYTELDELKSEREALIERAYRHDTLGAARFLRHARERWTQLPVPTWVVSGADDMRLATEPHPERAWRHFAPAARPIVLPGAGRHFLRTHAAEVVDLLRPVVATRTAA, encoded by the coding sequence GTGACAGAGCCGCTACCGGCACAGGCCGACCACGACCGATGGAAACTGTCCGATGAGGCGGCCGCTGCCGTGACGAGGGCGGCCCACGCCGCGCAGGTGCCACCCCGCGAGGTGGTCGCGGCGGCCTGGGCCAAGGTCAGGTCGGTGCTGACCGGGGACCCCGAGCTACCTCCTGGTCCCTGGCGTTCGTTGCTCGGCACCGACACCGGCGAGGCCACCCTCGACGGCGAACCGCCGACCGCCGTTCTCCTCGGGCACCGCGCCGACCTGCTGCGCGGCGTCGACGTGTCCCGGGTGGGTGAGTACCTGCACGGGGTCCTGCGGGCTATCGACACCGACCTCGAGGCCCCGCACGAGAAGCACTCACTGCTCAGCGGCAAGGACGTGTGGCGGCAGCTCAACGTGTTGCACGGCGAGCTGCGCGAGCTGCCCGGTCGACGGGCGCACGAGCTGATCGGCGATCAGGCCCGGCGTACCCCGGACGCCGTCGCCGCCGTCCTCGGCGAGCTGCGGTGGACGTACGCCGAGCTGGACCAACGCGCCAACGCGGTGGCGAACCGGCTCATCGTGGCGGGTGCCCGTCCCGGCGACGTCGTGGCCGTACTCAGCGAACGGAGCCTGCCGTGGGTGGCCGCGATCCTCGGCATCCTCAAGGCCGGCCTGGTCTACCTTCCGATCGACCCGGCCTATCCGCATGCCCGGATCGGCGGCATCCTGCGGCGCAGCGCCGCCCGACTGCTCCTGGCCGAGGCGCCGGCCGAACCCATCGCCGACGTCCCGGTACTACCGCTGGACGCGGCCGGGGTCACCATTGACCCGGGGGTGTCCGTACCGGCCGACGCCGCCGCGTACATCTACTTCACCTCCGGCTCCACCGGCGAGCCGAAGGGAGCGGTCTGCGCCCACGACGGCATGCTCAACCACCTGAGCGCCAAGATCGACGACCTGGGCCTGACCGAACAGGACGCCGTCTGCCAGAACGCGCCACAGTGCTTCGACATCTCCCTGTGGCAGGTGCTGGCACCACTGCTGGTCGGCGGACGCACCGTCCTCGTTCCGCCGCAGGTGATCCTCGACGTGGAGTCGTTCCTGGCCACCCTCGACCGGGAGCGGATCACCGTCCTGCAGCTCGTCCCCGCCTACCTCGAGGTCCTCCTCGGCCACCTGGACCTGACCCCGCGCCAACGCCCGGCGCTGCGGATCGTCTGCGTCACCGGCGAGGCCATCGCCCGCAACCTCGTCGCCCGATGGTTCGACTGCTTTCCCGAGGTCCCGCTGGTCAACGCCTACGGCGCGACCGAGGTCTCGGACGACACGACGCATGAAGTCATGCGTACGGTGCCGCCCACCGAACTGGTCCCGGTCGGCCGCCCGGTGCAGAACGTCTCGGTCTACATCCTGGACCGCCAACTCGCCCTGGTGCCCTTCGGCGCACCCGGACAGATCGCCTTCGCCGGCCGCTGTGTCGGACCCGGCTACATCAACGACCCGGACCGGACCGCCCTGGCCTTCGTGACCGACCCGTTCCAGGCCGACCAGCGGATGTACCTCACCGGCGACTACGGCCGATGGCTGCCCAACGGGCACCTGGAGTTCCTCGGTCGCCGAGACGAACAGGTCAAGATCAGCGGGATGCGGGTCGAGGTCGGCGAGGTCGAGAACACCGTGGCCCGGGTGCCCGGCGTACGCTCCGCCTGCCTCGTCGTCGTCCCGATCGGGACGAGCAAGCGTCTCGCCGCCTTCTTCACCGTCGACGAGCCGGTACCGGACCTCAAACGGCGGTTGGCCGACCTGCTGCCGGCCCACATGGTCCCCTCCACGCTCCACCAGGTGGACGCGTTGCCACTGACCGAGAACGGCAAGGTGGACAAGGCGGCGCTGGTCGCCGCCGCCCTCCGGGCGGGCACTCAGGCGGCTGCGCCCCAGGACCGTGAACCGGCCACCAACCCGCTGGAGCGCCGCCTCGCGGCAGCCTGGGCCGAGGTGCTCAACCGCCCGCTGGAAGACATCTACCGCACCGACGACTTCTTCGCTCTCGGTGGCAACTCGCTCTCGGCGGTCCGTCTGATCGTCAAGCTCAAGCACCTCATCACCCTCACCGATCTGACCAGCAATCCGGTACTGGCCGACCTCGCCGAGGCCGCGAGCCGCACCAACCAGGCGCGGCTGCTGCAGACCCTGGCCGCGCCGGATCGGACGGTGGCGACGGTGGTGACCGTGCCCGACGCGGCGGGCACCGCGCTCAACTTCCAACCGCTCGCCGCCGGACTCAAGGCCATGAACTGCGCCCTGCTCGCCACCGAGCTGCCCGGGCACGACCTCGCCCGCCCCGACGAGCCCCTCGCGGACGTGACGCAGGTCGCCACCCGGCTCGCGGACGAGATCGCGGCGGGCGCCATCGGTGCCTTGATCCTCTGGGGCCAGGGCAGCGGTTCGGCGGTCGCGTTGGAATGTGCCCGCCTGCTGCATGAGCGGGGTCGCCCGCCCGCACAGCTCTTCCTCGCCGCCGCCAGCGCCGACCCGGCACAGCTCGCCGCGGACCTCGCCGAGGTGCAGGCGATGGGGGAGGGGGAGATCCGCCGGCACATGGCGGCCCAGGCCACCTACACCGAACTGGACGAGCTCAAGAGCGAGCGGGAGGCGCTCATCGAGCGGGCGTACCGGCACGACACCCTCGGCGCCGCGCGTTTCCTCCGGCACGCGCGGGAGCGGTGGACGCAACTGCCCGTCCCCACCTGGGTCGTCTCCGGCGCCGACGACATGCGGCTGGCGACCGAGCCGCACCCCGAGCGGGCGTGGCGGCACTTCGCCCCGGCGGCGCGGCCGATCGTCCTGCCCGGTGCGGGACGACACTTCCTCCGCACCCACGCCGCCGAGGTGGTCGACCTGCTGCGGCCGGTCGTCGCCACCCGGACCGCCGCGTGA
- a CDS encoding cytochrome P450, which translates to MDQLTDVDLGDPELYVSGNPYQVWDHLREHAPMYRNRRPDSSEFWAITTHRLATAVYEDRQSFTSERGMRIGGEGAAGRASVGKMLIVTDGTRHRRMRDVLNPAFTPRSVQRLEHSMRAIVRQLLEEVRDLDSFDFVDRIAGRLPLYVTCQLLGVPRDDWDLMIELTRTAFGSVTEVDGDPISDALQEQAHADIFLYSADLIAERRRSPGEDLISAMVTGQSAGYRMSDEDIQVNINGILTGGNETTRHATAGGVLAFIQNPTQWQRMRHETHEVMPTAVEEILRWTAPSLHVMRTALTDVIVGSQLVEAGEQVTIWNPAVNRDEAAFPDAVRFDITRWPNRHVTFGMGQHFCIGAALARLELRVALDALASQVTRVELTGPVRRLRSNLMWGLDQLPVRIHLEDDRD; encoded by the coding sequence ATGGACCAGCTGACCGACGTGGACCTGGGCGACCCGGAGCTGTATGTCAGCGGCAACCCGTACCAGGTCTGGGACCACCTGCGCGAACACGCCCCGATGTACCGCAACCGGCGGCCGGACAGCTCCGAGTTCTGGGCGATCACCACCCACCGCCTCGCCACCGCCGTCTACGAGGACCGGCAGTCCTTCACCTCGGAACGCGGCATGCGCATCGGTGGTGAGGGTGCCGCCGGACGCGCCTCGGTCGGCAAGATGCTGATCGTCACCGACGGGACCCGGCACCGGCGGATGCGCGACGTGCTCAACCCCGCCTTCACGCCGAGATCGGTACAGCGGCTGGAACACAGCATGCGCGCCATCGTGCGGCAACTCCTCGAAGAGGTACGCGACCTCGACTCGTTCGACTTCGTGGACCGCATCGCCGGGCGGCTGCCGCTCTACGTCACCTGCCAGCTGCTCGGCGTACCCCGTGACGACTGGGACCTGATGATCGAGCTGACCCGTACCGCGTTCGGCTCGGTCACCGAGGTCGACGGCGACCCGATCAGCGACGCGCTGCAGGAACAGGCCCACGCCGACATCTTCCTGTACTCGGCTGACCTGATCGCCGAACGTCGCCGCAGCCCCGGCGAGGATCTGATCAGCGCCATGGTGACCGGGCAGTCGGCCGGCTACCGGATGTCCGACGAGGACATCCAGGTCAACATCAACGGCATCCTGACCGGCGGCAACGAGACCACCCGGCACGCTACGGCCGGCGGCGTACTGGCGTTCATCCAGAACCCGACGCAGTGGCAACGGATGCGCCACGAGACGCACGAGGTGATGCCGACCGCCGTCGAGGAGATCCTGCGCTGGACCGCGCCCAGCCTGCACGTCATGCGCACCGCGCTCACCGACGTCATCGTCGGATCACAGCTCGTCGAGGCCGGCGAACAGGTGACCATCTGGAACCCGGCGGTCAACCGCGACGAGGCGGCCTTCCCCGACGCGGTCCGCTTCGACATCACCCGATGGCCCAACCGACACGTCACCTTCGGCATGGGGCAGCACTTCTGCATCGGCGCCGCCCTGGCCCGGCTCGAACTGCGAGTCGCCCTCGACGCCCTGGCCAGCCAGGTGACGCGCGTCGAGCTGACCGGACCGGTCCGCCGGCTCAGGTCGAACCTGATGTGGGGCCTGGACCAGCTTCCCGTACGCATTCATCTGGAGGACGATCGTGACTGA
- a CDS encoding GHMP family kinase ATP-binding protein, with translation MSTGQAHRSRTATGVSSAFGTFGELLQGVLPDQVDFLVTMPIARWATATFELIASGGVSVTPAHKVKAARLTAAMLATFAPGAGGQLVLDSTIPEGKGLASSSADLVATARAVANALGVHLPDSGIEDFLREIEPTDGVMYPEVVAFEHRAVRLRARLGMLPPLTVVGIDEGGTVDTVAFNRIPKPFPAQTRAEYASLLEILTTAIAVGDLATVGRVATRSAELNQQLRPKRCLTAMLDICAEAGGVGVVVAHSGTAIGLLLPHQALGYERRLDLTLRRCAELSDQVLLYHALCVDYR, from the coding sequence GTGAGCACCGGACAGGCCCACCGCTCTCGGACCGCCACCGGCGTCAGCTCCGCCTTCGGCACGTTCGGTGAACTGCTCCAGGGGGTCCTGCCGGATCAGGTCGACTTCCTGGTCACCATGCCGATCGCCCGGTGGGCCACCGCTACCTTCGAGCTGATCGCCTCGGGCGGGGTCAGTGTCACCCCCGCGCACAAGGTCAAGGCGGCGCGACTGACCGCGGCGATGCTCGCCACGTTCGCGCCCGGAGCCGGGGGACAGCTGGTGCTCGACAGCACCATCCCCGAGGGCAAAGGGCTGGCAAGCTCCTCCGCGGACCTCGTCGCGACCGCCCGCGCGGTCGCCAACGCGCTCGGCGTACACCTGCCCGACTCCGGCATCGAGGACTTCCTGCGGGAGATCGAGCCCACCGACGGTGTGATGTACCCGGAGGTGGTGGCCTTCGAGCACCGAGCGGTGCGGCTGCGGGCCCGGCTCGGCATGCTGCCCCCGCTGACCGTGGTCGGCATCGACGAGGGCGGCACGGTCGACACGGTCGCCTTCAACCGCATCCCGAAGCCGTTCCCCGCGCAGACCCGCGCCGAGTACGCGAGCCTGCTGGAGATCCTCACCACCGCCATCGCGGTGGGTGACCTCGCGACCGTCGGCCGGGTGGCCACCCGCAGCGCCGAGCTCAACCAGCAGTTGCGGCCCAAGCGGTGCCTGACCGCGATGCTCGACATCTGTGCCGAGGCCGGTGGGGTCGGCGTCGTGGTGGCACACAGCGGCACCGCGATCGGCCTGCTCCTGCCACACCAGGCGCTCGGGTACGAACGCCGCCTCGACCTGACCCTGCGCCGCTGTGCCGAACTCAGCGATCAGGTTCTGCTCTACCACGCCCTCTGCGTGGACTACCGATAG
- a CDS encoding pyridoxal-phosphate dependent enzyme: protein MRFESMVDAIGHTPLVRLRAPGDVQLYAKLELQNPYGMKDRVAREVVLAARATGELTPGAPIVESSSGTLALGLALVGAVLGHPVHIVTDPRIDPITLAKLRSLGCVVHVVSAMARHGWQSARLERLAELRRELPGSYWPQQYGNPLNPRAYRALAREITADLGAVDVLVGSVGSGGSLCGTARALREQQPASRVVAVDCVGSVLFGHPDQPRRRQSGLGNSLHPENLDHTVLDEIHWLNDREAFAATRDLAREQGIFAGNSAGSVYQVMKGLIGRLAPGIRMVGILPDRGDRYAEGFYDDTYWAEQQLDDLPLAREPVRVSYGTEITSWSYAPVPRQELIFVESNTTGTGMLALRQAARLGLRPVLLTHRPGRYLGLPDTPAEVIECDTNDIDVLRTLLSRRARQRRLAGVTTTSEFYLVTAATLTNCLRLPGNGADAVAACRDKARTRILLHRAGLAQPRHTVVRAPHQVPAAVARSGLPCVVKPTDDSASAGVRLCRTEAEARAQVAALLAVTVNVRGQATSGSVLVEQYLAGPEVSVEAFASDGRVEIVGVTEKQIGPEPYFVEVGHVFPAAERPGSEAVRETARRALAAVGLDHGAAHVEIRLTDAGPVVVEINARLAGGMIPELIRLASGLDLVQRQLLAAAGLPLEPSALATGYAGIRFLVAETCGVVRAVAGVEEAAALPGVHDVTVTARVGATVGPAADAYGRLGWVIATGDTPRRCGPASTGPSPGWRWM, encoded by the coding sequence GTGCGCTTCGAATCCATGGTGGACGCGATCGGGCACACCCCGCTGGTCCGTCTGCGGGCCCCCGGCGATGTGCAGCTCTACGCGAAGCTGGAGCTCCAGAACCCGTACGGGATGAAGGACCGGGTCGCCCGCGAGGTGGTCCTCGCCGCGCGGGCGACCGGTGAGCTGACACCGGGCGCGCCGATCGTGGAGAGCTCGTCCGGCACGTTGGCACTCGGACTGGCGCTGGTCGGCGCAGTGCTCGGGCACCCGGTGCACATCGTCACCGACCCCCGCATCGATCCGATCACCCTGGCCAAGCTTCGATCGCTCGGCTGTGTCGTGCACGTGGTGTCGGCGATGGCCCGCCACGGGTGGCAGAGCGCCCGCCTGGAGCGCCTCGCCGAGCTGCGTCGGGAGCTGCCCGGCTCGTACTGGCCGCAGCAGTACGGCAACCCGCTGAACCCGCGCGCCTACCGGGCGTTGGCCCGGGAGATCACCGCTGACCTGGGGGCGGTCGACGTGCTGGTGGGCTCGGTTGGCAGTGGTGGCTCCCTCTGCGGTACCGCCCGCGCCCTGCGCGAGCAGCAGCCGGCGTCGCGGGTCGTCGCGGTCGACTGCGTGGGCAGTGTCCTGTTCGGTCACCCCGACCAGCCCCGTCGACGGCAGAGCGGCCTGGGCAACAGCCTGCATCCGGAGAACCTCGACCACACGGTGTTGGACGAGATCCACTGGCTCAACGATCGGGAGGCGTTCGCCGCCACCCGGGACCTCGCCCGGGAACAGGGGATCTTCGCCGGGAACTCCGCCGGGTCGGTGTATCAGGTGATGAAGGGGCTGATTGGACGGCTCGCCCCGGGGATCCGGATGGTCGGCATCCTGCCCGACCGGGGCGACCGGTACGCCGAGGGCTTCTACGACGACACGTACTGGGCCGAGCAGCAGCTCGACGACCTTCCGCTGGCCCGTGAGCCGGTGCGGGTGTCGTACGGCACCGAGATCACCTCGTGGTCCTACGCGCCGGTGCCGCGCCAGGAACTGATCTTCGTGGAGTCCAACACCACCGGCACCGGGATGCTGGCGCTGCGCCAGGCGGCGCGGCTGGGGCTGCGCCCGGTGCTGCTGACCCACCGCCCGGGGCGCTACCTCGGACTGCCCGACACACCCGCGGAGGTCATCGAGTGCGACACCAACGACATCGACGTTCTCCGTACGCTGCTGTCCCGGCGAGCCCGGCAGCGCCGCCTCGCCGGCGTCACCACCACGAGCGAGTTCTACCTGGTGACCGCTGCCACCCTGACGAACTGCCTCCGGTTGCCCGGCAACGGCGCGGACGCGGTCGCGGCCTGCCGGGACAAGGCACGCACCCGGATCCTGCTGCACCGGGCGGGTCTGGCGCAGCCGCGGCACACCGTCGTGCGGGCACCGCACCAGGTCCCGGCGGCGGTGGCGCGGTCCGGGCTGCCCTGCGTGGTCAAGCCGACCGACGACTCCGCCTCGGCCGGGGTACGGCTGTGCCGTACCGAGGCCGAGGCGCGGGCCCAGGTGGCCGCACTGCTCGCCGTCACGGTGAACGTACGCGGCCAGGCCACCTCCGGCTCCGTGCTGGTCGAGCAGTACCTTGCCGGCCCGGAGGTGAGTGTGGAGGCGTTCGCCTCGGACGGGCGCGTGGAGATCGTCGGCGTCACCGAGAAGCAGATCGGACCCGAGCCGTACTTCGTGGAGGTCGGTCACGTCTTCCCGGCGGCGGAGCGACCGGGAAGCGAGGCGGTCCGGGAAACCGCCCGGCGGGCGCTCGCCGCGGTCGGGCTCGACCATGGCGCCGCGCACGTCGAGATCCGGCTGACCGACGCCGGTCCGGTCGTCGTCGAGATCAACGCGAGGCTGGCGGGCGGCATGATCCCTGAGCTGATCCGCCTCGCCTCCGGGCTCGACCTGGTCCAGCGGCAGCTACTGGCGGCGGCCGGGCTGCCGCTGGAGCCCTCGGCGCTCGCGACCGGGTACGCCGGCATCCGCTTCCTGGTCGCCGAGACCTGCGGGGTGGTGCGTGCCGTCGCCGGCGTCGAGGAGGCAGCCGCGCTGCCGGGCGTGCACGACGTGACGGTCACGGCCCGGGTCGGTGCCACGGTCGGTCCGGCGGCGGACGCGTACGGGCGGCTCGGCTGGGTGATCGCCACCGGGGACACCCCGAGGCGGTGCGGGCCCGCCTCGACGGGGCCATCGCCCGGGTGGCGCTGGATGTGA
- a CDS encoding argininosuccinate lyase, with the protein MTGRPVVEPTTAPLTGRLGRNPAAVLHEHVLAPQFRFEVDHLLGWYRLVERVLLAEYARMKLVTEAEAASIAELLDEATADRITADPAANLSDICLALEQHVLAGLPAVPPAWHVDRSRNDIQATAQLLYARGELLDIAGALLEVARGAWHRAGAVAHLPMPGYTHLQAAQVITPGFFLTALVEHCLRTLRRLVVTYDEVNLSPLGAGAMSGQELPWDRDRMALLLGCAGPQSHALTAVASRAWALEIAGELSHFGVGLSRFVTDLMAWASSAYGFVELPDELAGISAAMPQKKNYPVLERIRGRTAHLTSLALDLGIGQRATPYSNMVEVSKEAGSHLHDLFRSARGVLALLQAVLENLRWRPERMRAACDREFLGGFTLANRLTLDKGVPWRTAQVVVGRYVSAKLAIGDPLDRPDPPLLARLAAAAGHPVTEPEPLLRGLDSDGQLSVKCSAGSAHPDRVRDLLERQDGALGRLARELGRRRTTVDSAIRDVQALFAAPPPAPTREASPSPAAERGTAS; encoded by the coding sequence GTGACCGGGCGGCCGGTCGTGGAGCCGACCACCGCGCCGCTCACCGGACGGCTCGGTCGTAACCCCGCCGCCGTGCTGCACGAGCACGTGCTGGCACCGCAGTTCCGCTTCGAGGTCGACCACCTGCTCGGCTGGTACCGGCTCGTCGAGCGGGTGCTGCTCGCCGAGTACGCCCGGATGAAGCTGGTCACCGAGGCCGAGGCGGCCTCGATCGCCGAGCTGCTCGACGAGGCCACCGCCGACCGGATCACCGCCGACCCGGCAGCCAACCTCTCCGACATCTGCCTGGCGTTGGAGCAGCACGTGCTGGCCGGTCTGCCGGCGGTGCCGCCCGCCTGGCACGTTGACCGCAGCCGCAACGACATCCAGGCCACCGCTCAGCTGCTGTACGCCCGAGGCGAACTGCTCGACATCGCCGGGGCCCTGCTGGAGGTGGCCCGCGGCGCCTGGCACCGGGCCGGTGCCGTCGCGCACCTGCCGATGCCCGGGTACACCCACCTGCAGGCCGCCCAGGTCATCACGCCCGGCTTCTTCCTCACCGCCCTCGTCGAGCACTGCCTGCGTACGCTGCGGCGACTCGTGGTCACCTACGACGAGGTCAACCTGAGCCCACTCGGCGCCGGCGCGATGAGCGGGCAGGAACTGCCCTGGGACCGCGACCGGATGGCCCTCCTGCTCGGCTGTGCCGGTCCGCAGTCCCACGCGTTGACCGCCGTCGCCTCCCGGGCCTGGGCGTTGGAGATCGCCGGCGAACTCTCCCACTTCGGCGTGGGACTGAGCCGGTTCGTCACGGACCTGATGGCCTGGGCCAGCAGCGCGTACGGCTTCGTCGAGCTGCCGGACGAACTCGCCGGCATCTCTGCGGCCATGCCGCAGAAGAAGAACTATCCGGTGTTGGAGCGCATCCGCGGCCGGACCGCGCACCTGACCTCGCTCGCGCTCGATCTCGGCATCGGCCAGCGGGCGACCCCCTACAGCAACATGGTCGAGGTCTCCAAGGAGGCCGGGTCGCACCTGCACGACCTGTTCCGCTCCGCCCGCGGTGTGCTCGCCCTGCTGCAGGCGGTCCTGGAAAACCTGCGCTGGCGCCCGGAAAGGATGCGGGCCGCCTGCGACCGGGAGTTCCTCGGCGGCTTCACCCTCGCCAATCGGCTCACCCTCGACAAGGGGGTTCCCTGGCGTACCGCACAGGTCGTCGTCGGGCGGTACGTCAGCGCCAAACTGGCCATCGGTGACCCCCTGGACCGACCGGACCCGCCGCTGCTGGCCCGCCTGGCCGCAGCGGCGGGACACCCGGTGACCGAGCCGGAGCCGCTGTTGCGTGGGCTCGACAGCGACGGGCAACTGAGCGTCAAGTGCTCCGCCGGCTCCGCCCATCCGGACCGGGTCCGCGACCTGCTGGAGCGCCAGGACGGTGCGCTCGGCCGGCTGGCGCGGGAATTGGGCCGCCGTCGGACCACGGTCGACTCGGCGATCCGGGACGTGCAGGCGCTCTTCGCCGCTCCGCCCCCCGCACCAACACGAGAAGCCTCGCCGAGCCCTGCCGCAGAGCGAGGGACGGCGTCGTGA
- a CDS encoding FkbM family methyltransferase, whose protein sequence is MRLPNGYDVMQLNGGETSLMYRNIVTGRAYLQHGVTLRPGGTVFDVGANVGIASLFFHWEAGSRVFAFEPAPRCHQALAANFTEHGIRGAAHPFALSDRPGSAVLTNYPEITAMTSFHADRGYDEQLTRAFLANSGFDTVDIEEMVADRHHSEALTCELRTFSEVADELDGEPIDLVKINVEKAEVEVLRGIAERHWPTIRQLVVQLHDIAGRLHRLRQELTERGFRVGVAQDPLLTGTDIFELFAVRPHGGA, encoded by the coding sequence ATGCGCCTGCCCAACGGCTACGACGTCATGCAACTCAACGGCGGCGAGACGAGCCTGATGTACCGCAACATCGTGACCGGACGCGCCTACCTGCAGCACGGCGTCACCCTGAGGCCGGGTGGGACCGTCTTCGACGTCGGGGCGAACGTCGGCATCGCCTCGCTCTTCTTCCACTGGGAGGCGGGTAGCCGTGTTTTCGCGTTCGAACCCGCACCAAGGTGCCACCAGGCGCTCGCCGCCAACTTCACCGAACACGGGATACGCGGCGCGGCCCACCCGTTCGCCCTGTCGGACCGGCCCGGCAGCGCGGTGCTCACCAACTACCCCGAGATCACCGCGATGACGAGCTTCCACGCCGATCGCGGGTACGACGAACAGCTCACCCGCGCCTTCCTCGCGAACAGCGGATTCGACACCGTCGACATCGAGGAGATGGTGGCCGACCGGCACCACAGCGAGGCGCTCACCTGCGAGCTGCGGACCTTCTCCGAGGTCGCCGACGAACTCGACGGGGAGCCGATCGACCTGGTGAAGATCAACGTCGAGAAGGCGGAGGTCGAGGTGCTGCGCGGAATCGCCGAACGGCACTGGCCGACGATCCGGCAGCTCGTCGTGCAACTGCACGACATCGCGGGACGGCTGCACCGGCTGCGTCAGGAACTCACCGAACGCGGTTTCCGGGTCGGAGTGGCCCAGGATCCGCTGCTCACCGGCACCGACATCTTCGAGTTGTTCGCAGTACGCCCGCACGGAGGCGCGTGA